GCGCGGCGATCTCCCGTGAGGAGATGCCGTACAGGTCGAGGGTGAACGGCACCGCGGTGACCAGCGACGTGGTCTTGAGCATGCTGATGATCTCGTTGCCGGTGGGCGGGATGATGACGCGCATCGCCTGCGGCAGCACCGTGCGACGCATGGCCAGACCCCACGACATGCCCAGTGCGGTCGACGCTTCCAGCTGTCCCTCGGGTACCGAACTGATGCCCGCGCGGATGATCTCGGCCATGTAGGCGGCCTCGTTGAGGGCCAGGCCGAGGATCGCCAGCAGGAACGGGATGGACAGCGACTGCAGGTTGAGGTGGAAGAACGACGGACCGAACGGCACGCCCAGCTGGATGTTCTGGTAGATGGTCGGGATCAGACCCCAGAACACCAGCTGCACGTACACCGGGGTGCCGCGGAAGATCCACAGATACACCCACGACACCGACCGGAACACCGGGTTCGGCGACAGCCGCATCACCGCGAGCAGCACCCCGAGCACGATGGCGATGACCATCGAATAGACGGTCAACTGCAGGGTGTTGAGCACGCCGACGGTGAGCACCCGCTCGTTGAACAGGTACTCGAAGTAGACCTGCCAGCGGTAGGCCTCGTTGGTCGCCGCGCCGTAGATGAAAAGGGCCGCCAGAACGACGATGACGACCGCCGCCACCCAGCGCCAGGGGTGGCGCAGCGGCACCGCGTCAATCGCGGCCGGGGCCGCCTGTGGCGGCGTGTCGACATCTGTCACTTGTGCGTTCCTAACTGACCGCGCCGTTGATCACCGGCTTGTCGATGGCGCCGTCCTCCAGACCCCAGTTGCCGGCGATCTTCTTGTACTCACCGTTGTCGATGAGGTGCTGGAGCGCCTGCTGCAGCGACTGCGCCAACGGCGAGCCCTTGGCGATCGGCCAGCCGTAGGGCGCCGAGTCGAACACCTCGCCCGCCTTCTCCAGCTTGCCGTTGCTCTGCTTGATCGCGTACAGCGTCACCGGGGAGTCCGCCGACATGGCGTCGACCTGGCCGAGCACCACGGCGTTGGTGGCGGCGTCCTGGCCGTCGAACGGCACGATCTGGATCGCCGGCTGACCGGCGTCGGTGCACTTCTTGCTGCGTGCGGGCAGCTCCTCGGTCTCCTGCACGGTCGTGGCCTGCACCGCGACCTTCTTGCCGCAGGCGTTCTCCGGGTCGATGCCGCCTCCGACGCGTTGCGCCCACAGCGATCCCGCCGAGAAGTAGGTGACGAAGTCGACCGACTGCTCGCGCTCCTTGGTGTCGGTGAACGACGACATGCCGACGTTGAAGGTTCCGCCCTGGATCGAGGGGATGATCTTGGCGAAATCGGCCTCGCGGTACTCCGGGGTGAGACCCAACGTCGCGGCGACCGCGTTCATGAGGTCGACGTCGAAGCCGACGATCTTGCCGGAGCTGTCCTTGAACTCGTTGGGCGCGTAGGGGATGTTCACGCCGACGATCAACTTGCCGGAGGACTTGATGTCCTCGGGCAGGGTGTTGGCGATCTCGTCAACCTTGGCGCCCGACGCCGCCTGGGTCGACTCCGGCGACGAACCTCCGCCGCCTTCACCGCTCGCGCACGCCGACAGGGTCAGTGCGCCACTCGCGGCGAGGACCACCGCGAAACGCCACATCTTGCCCCGCCGGTTCTGACATCCAGCTCTCACAGGTTGCCTCTACTTTCTGCCTCGGGTCGCGTCCCGCCCCATTCCAACCTGGACACGTTAACGACCATGGACCCAGCGCGCACGCTGGTAACTGAACATTAACGACCGCAGAAATGTGCCACAGCGGTAACGTAAAATCCGCTGCCACCATGTGTCGGTGTGCCACACTTCGGCCATGGAAACTACCGCTGCCCCAAGCTTGTTGCCGCACCTGTGGAAGGCGACGCTGGTTTCGGGTGTGCTCGCCATCGTCTTCGGGGTCCTGGTTCTGGCCTGGCCGGGCATCACCATCCTGGTCGCGGCGATCTGCTTCGGCGCCTATCTGTTGATCACCGGTATCGCGCAGGTGATCTTCGCGTTCAGCCTCCACGTCTCCGCGGGAGGTCGGGTGCTGCTGTTCGTCAGCGGCGCGGCGGCGCTGATCCTGGCGGTGCTGTGTTTCCGCAGTCTGCAGGAATCCATTCTGCTGCTGGCCATTTGGATCGGTGTGGGTTTCGTGTTCCGCGGCGTGGCCACCGCGGTGTCGGCGATCAGCGACCCGGCGCTGCCCGGGCGCGGGTGGGAGATCTTCTTCGGGGTGATCAGCCTGCTGGCCGGCGTGGTGATGCTCGCGGCCCCGTTCGAGTCCCTCGCGACGCTCGCGATCGTCGTCGGGGTGTGGCTGATCGTGCTCGGCGTGTTCGAGGTCGTCTCGGCCTTCGGCATCCGCAGCGGGGCCAGGAAGCTATCCGGGACGCTGTCGAGCGGATCACCATCCTCGCCTGCCGTGAGCTAACCCACCGCGCTGCCGGGGTCCGCATCCTGGTTATCGCTCCGAATCGCTACTACACTCCGTCGTAGATCGACCTGGCAGGCGTGAAAGTAGGTCAGATGGACGCTCTGGATGTCTCGCGGTGGCAGTTCGGGATCACCACGGTCTACCACTTCATCTTCGTCCCGCTGACCATCGGTCTGGCACCGCTGATCGCGGTCATGCAGACGGTGTGGGTGGCCACCGGAAACGACACCTGGTACCGCCTCACCCGGTTCTTCGGCAAACTTTTCCTGATCAACTTCGCGATCGGCGTCGCAACCGGCATCGTGCAGGAATTCCAGTTCGGCATGAACTGGAGCGAGTACTCGCGGTTCGTGGGCGACATCTTCGGCGCACCGCTGGCGATGGAGGGCCTGGCCGCGTTCTTCTTCGAGTCCACCTTCCTCGGGCTGTGGATCTTCGGGTGGACCCGACTCCCCCGGGTGCTGCACCTGGCGTGCATCTGGATCGTCGCGATCGCCGTGAACATGTCGGCGTTCTTCATCATCTCCGCGAACTCGTTCATGCAGCACCCCGTTGGCGCCAAATTCAATCCCGAGACCGGGCGCGCCGAACTGGAGAGCATCGTCGCGCTGTTCACCAACAACACGGCCATCGCGGCCTTCACGCATGCCGTCTCGGGCGCGTTCCTGACCGCCGGGGTTTTCGTGGCCTGCGTGTGCGCCTGGTGGATGGTGCGTTCGCACCGCGTCGGCGGCCAGACCGCAACCGATGCCGCGGCGATGTACCGGCCCGCGACGATCCTGGGCTGCTGGGTGGCCCTCGTCGCGGCGACCGCGCTGTTCTTCACCGGTGACGCCCAGGGCAAGCTGATGTTCCAGCAGCAGCCGATGAAGATGGCCTCCGCCGAATCCCTCTGCCACAGCCAGGAAGATTCGTCGTTCTCGGTGCTCACGGTGGGCACCCACAACAACTGCGACAGCGTCATCCACCTCATCGAGGTGCCCTACGTGCTCCCGTTCCTCGCCGAGGGCAAGTTCACCGGGGTGCACCTCGACGGTGTCGTGGATCTGCAGCGGGCCTACGAAGAGAAGTTCGGCCCCGGCGATTACCGCCCCAACCTGTTCGTCACCTACTGGTCGTTCCGGGCCATGATCGGATTCCTCGCCATACCAGGCCTGTTCGCCCTCACCGCGCTGTGGCTGACCCGCCGTGGCCGGATCCCCGATCAACGGTGGTTCAGCTGGTTCGCATTGCTGACCATCCCCACCCCCTTCCTGGCGAACAGCGCCGGGTGGGTGTTCACCGAGATGGGGCGCCAGCCGTGGGTGGTGGTGCCGAATCCCACCGGGGATCAGGACATCCGGCTGACGGTCGCCCAGGGCGTCTCCGACCATTCCGCGGGTCTGGTGGTGCTGTCGCTGGTGGCGTTCACGCTGCTGTACGCCGTGCTGGCGGTCATCTGGTTCTTTCTGCTGCGCCGCTACATCCGCCAGGGCCCGCTGGAGCATGACTCCGAACCGGCGCCGCCGACCCCGCCCGACGCCGACGACGTCGCGCCGTTGTCGTTCGCCTACTGAGGAGCGGATCGATGGGACTGCAAGAACTCTGGTTCATCCTCCTGGCCGTTCTGTTCCTCGGCTTCTTCCTGCTGGAGGGTTTCGACTTCGGCGTCGGCATGCTGATGTCCTTCTTCGGAAGGACCGCCGAGCGACGCGGACAGGACCCCGAACCGTACCGCCGGGCCGCGCTCAACACCATCGGGCCGGTCTGGGACGGCAACGAGGTCTGGCTGATCACCGCAGGCGGTGCCATGTTCGCGGCGTTCCCGGAGATGTACGCCTCCATGTTCTCCGGGCTGTACCTGGCACTGCTGGTGATCCTGTGCGCGATGATCCTGCGCATCGTCGCCATCGAATGGCGCGGCAAGATCGACGACGACGGTTGGCGGCGCTGGGCAGACATCGGGATCGCCATCGGTTCCTGGATCCCGGCGATCCTATGGGGTGTGGCCTTCGCCGGTCTGGTGCGCGGGCTGCCGGTCGACGCGGACAAGCGGATCCACCTGGCGTTCTTCGGCGATCTGCTCAACACCTACACCCTGCTCGGCGGTCTTGCCACGTGCGCGCTGTTCGCGTTCCACGGCGCGGTGTTCGTGGCGCTCAAGACCTCTGGGCAGATCCGCACCGATGCGTTCCGGTTCGCGCGTCTGCTGGCGGTCCCCGCCACCGTGCTGGTGGCCGGATTCGGGTTGTGGACCCAGGTGGCGCACGGCACGAGCTGGACCTGGATCGTGTTGGCGGCAGCGGTGGTCGCCCAGCTCGTCGCCGTCGCGCAGGTCTACCGGGGCAGCGGTGAAGGCTGGGCCTTCGGTGCGACCAGTGTCGTGGTCGCGGCCGTCGTGGTGCTGCTGTTCGGTTCGCTGTTCCCGGATCTCATCCCCTCGACGTTGAACCCCGACTGGAGCCTGACCATCTACAACGGGTCGTCGTCACCCTACACACTGAAGATCATGACCTGGGCCGCACTGGTTTTCGCGCCGCTGGTCGTGATCTACCAGGGCTGGACGTACTGGGTGTTCAGCAAGCGCATATCGGCCGACCGGATCCCGGCACCGATCGGACTGTCCAGGCGGTCGAGCTGAATCTCTGGCGTGCGCTCGGCATTCGCGGTGGTACGGGTACCACCGCCGATGCCGGGGCGACCCGGGCGCTGCGGCGTCATCTGATCGCGGCGGTGGCATGCGGGGTGGTGATCGCCGGATGCACCATCGCCTCGGCGGTGGTGCTCGCCCACCTGGTGGCCGATGTGGTCACAGGCGCTGCAGGCGACGTGACGCCCGCGCTCGTCGGCCTCGCCGGGATCTGGACGATACGGGTTGTCGCGCAATGGCTCCAGGGCCGCCTGTCGCAGCGCGGCGCGACCGCGGTCATCGGCGAATTGTCCCGCCAGGTGTTGTGGTCGGTGACGAACTCATCGCCGCGGCGCCTCGCCGCCGACCGCGACGCGGCGGCCGCGGTGGTGACCCGCGGCCTGGACGGCCTCCGCCCCTACTTCACGGGTTATCTGCCCGCGGTGGTGCTCGCCGTGATCCTGACTCCCGCAGCGCTTGTGGTGATGGCCGTCTACGACTGGCAGGCCGCGGCCATCGTGGTGATCGCGCTGCCCCTGATCCCGATCTTCATGGTGCTGATCGGCCTGCTCACCGCCGAACGGTCGGCCGCCGCGCTCACCGCGATGACAACGCTGCAGGGACGCATGCTGGATCTCGTCGCCGGGATTCCGACACTGCGCGCGGTGGGCCGGGCAGCCGGATCCGTGCAACGGATCGCCGAACTGTCGGCCAGCCACCGCCGCTCGACGATGGCGACGCTGCGGATCTCGTTCCTGTCGGCGCTCGTGCTGGAGTTGCTCGCCACCCTCGGCGTGGCACTGGTCGCGGTGAGCGTGGGCCTTCGCCTGGTGTTCGGCGACATGACGCTGGCCGCCGGGCTCACCGCGCTGCTGCTGGCGCCCGAGGTGTTCTGGCCGCTGCGGCGCGTCGGCGCGGCGTTTCATGCCGCGCAGGACGGCAAGACCGCCGCCGAGCAGGCCTTCCGGTTGTGCGACGGACCGCAGACACCCGCGGGTCACCACGCTGTTCCCGGCGTCGTTCCCGCGGGCGGCGCACCCGAGATCGAGGTGCCCGAACTGGACGCGGTCATGGCGCCGGGTCGCGTCACCGTGCTGACCGGACCCAACGGAATCGGCAAATCGACTCTGCTGCAGGCGATTCTGGGACTGCAGGAATCACCGTGCGGCCCGATCCGGGTCGCGGGCCTCGACGTCACCGCGCTGGACCTTTCCGAATGGTGGGGCCGCGTCGCCTGGATGCCGCACCGGCCGGTGCTGATCCCCGGCACCGTGCGGGAGAACCTGGAGTTGCTCGGCCCGGTGCGAAACCTCGACGAAGTCTGTCGCGCAGTGGGGTTCGACGAGGTGATCCGGGATCTCCCCGACGGACTGGAGACACCGCTGGGCCGTGGCGGGGTCGGTCTGTCGCTGGGGCAGCGTCAACGTCTGGGTCTCGTGCGCACCCTCGGCGCCCCGGCGGACGTGCTGCTGCTCGACGAACCGACCGCGCATCTCGACGGCGCGCTCGAGACCCGGGTGCTCGCGGCGATCGTCGACCGAGCGCGCGCCGGTGCGACCGTGGTGATGGTCGGTCACCGCGACCCGGTCCTGGCCGTTGCCGATTGCGTGGTGAGGATGGAGAGTTCCCTTGTGCCGCAATGATCCGTTGGCCGGCCTGACCATCGAACTGCTGCGTCCCCGGCTCGGGCGGTTCCTGTCGGCCGTGGCGCTGGGGGTGCTCTCGCTGGGCAGCGCGCTTGCGTTGGCGGGTATCTCGGCGTGGCTGATCACCCGGGCGTGGCAGATGCCCCCCGTACTGGATCTGTCCGTGGCGGTGGTGGCGGTACGCGCGCTGGGCATCTCGCGCGGTGTCCTCGGCTACTGCCAACGGCTGGCATCGCACGACAGCGCGCTGCGGGCCGCGGCCAACGCCAGGACGGGGTTGTACCGCAAGCTCGCAGCGGCCCCGCCCGACGAGGCGATGCGGTTTCCCAGCGGTGAGTTGGTGGCCCGGCTCGGGCCTGCCGTCGACGAACTCGCCGACGTGCTGGTCCGCGCGTTGCTGCCCATCGCGGTGGCGGTGGTGCTCAGCTGCGCGGCCGTGGCGGTCATCGCGGTGATCTCCCCCGCCGCAGCCCTCGTGCTGGCGGTGTGCCTGTTCGTCGCGGGCGTGGTCGCACCCGCGCTCGCCGCCCGCGCCGCGCACGCGTCGGAAACCGCCGCGGCCGAACATCGGTCGCAACGCGACATGGCCGCCATGCTCGCGCTCGAGCACGCGCCCGAGCTGCGGGTCAGCGGCCGGTTGGCCGAGGTGATCGCGACAGCCCAACACCACCACCGGCAATGGGGCGCGGCCGCCGACCGCGCGGCCGCCCCGGCCGCGGTGGCCGCCGCGATGCCGACCGCCGCGATCGGGGTCAGCGTCCTCGGTGCCGTGGTGGCGGGCATCGCGCTCGCACCGGCCCTCGCCCCCACCACCGTGGCGATCCTGATGCTGCTGCCGCTGTCGGCGTTCGAGGCCACCACGGCCCTACCGGATGCGGCCGCACAGCTGATGCGGTCACGGATCGCGGCGCGCCGGCTGCTGGCGCTGATTACACCGGATCCGCTGCGGTCGCGCCCGGATGTGCCGTCGGTGGATCTGCAGCCCGGTGACCGCCTGGCGGTCGTGGGACCCAGCGGCTCGGGCAAGACCACGCTGCTGATGTCCTTGGCGGACAAGCTGAACCGGCCGTCGTGCGGTGACACCGACGGTTCGGTGGGGCAACGCGCAGCCGTGTTCGCCGAGGATGCCCACCTGTTCGACACCACGGTGCGGGACAACCTGCTGGTGGTGCGGGGTGACGCCACCGACGCCGAACTCGTCGCGGCCCTGCACCGCGTCGGGCTCGGTGAGTGGTTGGCGGGCCTGCCCGACGGGCTGTCTACCGTGCTGGTGGGTGGTGCGGCGGCGGTGTCCGCCGGT
This region of Mycolicibacterium goodii genomic DNA includes:
- a CDS encoding amino acid ABC transporter permease, whose amino-acid sequence is MTDVDTPPQAAPAAIDAVPLRHPWRWVAAVVIVVLAALFIYGAATNEAYRWQVYFEYLFNERVLTVGVLNTLQLTVYSMVIAIVLGVLLAVMRLSPNPVFRSVSWVYLWIFRGTPVYVQLVFWGLIPTIYQNIQLGVPFGPSFFHLNLQSLSIPFLLAILGLALNEAAYMAEIIRAGISSVPEGQLEASTALGMSWGLAMRRTVLPQAMRVIIPPTGNEIISMLKTTSLVTAVPFTLDLYGISSREIAARLFEPVPLLLVAATWYLVITSILMVGQYYLERYFSRGASRKLTSKQLEALAKAQTVGEPHP
- a CDS encoding ABC transporter substrate-binding protein codes for the protein MWRFAVVLAASGALTLSACASGEGGGGSSPESTQAASGAKVDEIANTLPEDIKSSGKLIVGVNIPYAPNEFKDSSGKIVGFDVDLMNAVAATLGLTPEYREADFAKIIPSIQGGTFNVGMSSFTDTKEREQSVDFVTYFSAGSLWAQRVGGGIDPENACGKKVAVQATTVQETEELPARSKKCTDAGQPAIQIVPFDGQDAATNAVVLGQVDAMSADSPVTLYAIKQSNGKLEKAGEVFDSAPYGWPIAKGSPLAQSLQQALQHLIDNGEYKKIAGNWGLEDGAIDKPVINGAVS
- a CDS encoding HdeD family acid-resistance protein produces the protein METTAAPSLLPHLWKATLVSGVLAIVFGVLVLAWPGITILVAAICFGAYLLITGIAQVIFAFSLHVSAGGRVLLFVSGAAALILAVLCFRSLQESILLLAIWIGVGFVFRGVATAVSAISDPALPGRGWEIFFGVISLLAGVVMLAAPFESLATLAIVVGVWLIVLGVFEVVSAFGIRSGARKLSGTLSSGSPSSPAVS
- a CDS encoding cytochrome ubiquinol oxidase subunit I; translation: MDALDVSRWQFGITTVYHFIFVPLTIGLAPLIAVMQTVWVATGNDTWYRLTRFFGKLFLINFAIGVATGIVQEFQFGMNWSEYSRFVGDIFGAPLAMEGLAAFFFESTFLGLWIFGWTRLPRVLHLACIWIVAIAVNMSAFFIISANSFMQHPVGAKFNPETGRAELESIVALFTNNTAIAAFTHAVSGAFLTAGVFVACVCAWWMVRSHRVGGQTATDAAAMYRPATILGCWVALVAATALFFTGDAQGKLMFQQQPMKMASAESLCHSQEDSSFSVLTVGTHNNCDSVIHLIEVPYVLPFLAEGKFTGVHLDGVVDLQRAYEEKFGPGDYRPNLFVTYWSFRAMIGFLAIPGLFALTALWLTRRGRIPDQRWFSWFALLTIPTPFLANSAGWVFTEMGRQPWVVVPNPTGDQDIRLTVAQGVSDHSAGLVVLSLVAFTLLYAVLAVIWFFLLRRYIRQGPLEHDSEPAPPTPPDADDVAPLSFAY
- the cydB gene encoding cytochrome d ubiquinol oxidase subunit II is translated as MGLQELWFILLAVLFLGFFLLEGFDFGVGMLMSFFGRTAERRGQDPEPYRRAALNTIGPVWDGNEVWLITAGGAMFAAFPEMYASMFSGLYLALLVILCAMILRIVAIEWRGKIDDDGWRRWADIGIAIGSWIPAILWGVAFAGLVRGLPVDADKRIHLAFFGDLLNTYTLLGGLATCALFAFHGAVFVALKTSGQIRTDAFRFARLLAVPATVLVAGFGLWTQVAHGTSWTWIVLAAAVVAQLVAVAQVYRGSGEGWAFGATSVVVAAVVVLLFGSLFPDLIPSTLNPDWSLTIYNGSSSPYTLKIMTWAALVFAPLVVIYQGWTYWVFSKRISADRIPAPIGLSRRSS
- the cydD gene encoding thiol reductant ABC exporter subunit CydD codes for the protein MRRHLIAAVACGVVIAGCTIASAVVLAHLVADVVTGAAGDVTPALVGLAGIWTIRVVAQWLQGRLSQRGATAVIGELSRQVLWSVTNSSPRRLAADRDAAAAVVTRGLDGLRPYFTGYLPAVVLAVILTPAALVVMAVYDWQAAAIVVIALPLIPIFMVLIGLLTAERSAAALTAMTTLQGRMLDLVAGIPTLRAVGRAAGSVQRIAELSASHRRSTMATLRISFLSALVLELLATLGVALVAVSVGLRLVFGDMTLAAGLTALLLAPEVFWPLRRVGAAFHAAQDGKTAAEQAFRLCDGPQTPAGHHAVPGVVPAGGAPEIEVPELDAVMAPGRVTVLTGPNGIGKSTLLQAILGLQESPCGPIRVAGLDVTALDLSEWWGRVAWMPHRPVLIPGTVRENLELLGPVRNLDEVCRAVGFDEVIRDLPDGLETPLGRGGVGLSLGQRQRLGLVRTLGAPADVLLLDEPTAHLDGALETRVLAAIVDRARAGATVVMVGHRDPVLAVADCVVRMESSLVPQ
- a CDS encoding thiol reductant ABC exporter subunit CydC — its product is MCRNDPLAGLTIELLRPRLGRFLSAVALGVLSLGSALALAGISAWLITRAWQMPPVLDLSVAVVAVRALGISRGVLGYCQRLASHDSALRAAANARTGLYRKLAAAPPDEAMRFPSGELVARLGPAVDELADVLVRALLPIAVAVVLSCAAVAVIAVISPAAALVLAVCLFVAGVVAPALAARAAHASETAAAEHRSQRDMAAMLALEHAPELRVSGRLAEVIATAQHHHRQWGAAADRAAAPAAVAAAMPTAAIGVSVLGAVVAGIALAPALAPTTVAILMLLPLSAFEATTALPDAAAQLMRSRIAARRLLALITPDPLRSRPDVPSVDLQPGDRLAVVGPSGSGKTTLLMSLADKLNRPSCGDTDGSVGQRAAVFAEDAHLFDTTVRDNLLVVRGDATDAELVAALHRVGLGEWLAGLPDGLSTVLVGGAAAVSAGQRRRLLIARALICTFPVVLLDEPTENLDAGDALRMVEDLLTPGVLFGAERTVVVATHHLPPELDCPVVRCSRHVTVAGR